The Staphylococcus sp. KG4-3 genome has a window encoding:
- a CDS encoding YebC/PmpR family DNA-binding transcriptional regulator yields MGRKWNNIKEKKAQKDKNTSKIYAKFGKEIYVAAKSGEPDPHANQALRLTLERAKTYSVPNHIIEKAIEKAKGSGEENYDELRYEGFGPNGSMIIVDALTDNVNRTASDVRAAFGKNGGNMGVSGSVAYMFEYTAVFGFEGKSVDDTLEELMEKDVDVRDVIDENGLTIVYAEPDQFAQVQDALREIGIDTFKVAEFEMLPQSDIELSKEDQEQFETLVEVLEDLDDVQNVFHNVDLK; encoded by the coding sequence ATGGGACGTAAGTGGAATAATATTAAAGAAAAAAAGGCCCAAAAAGATAAAAATACAAGTAAAATTTATGCGAAGTTTGGTAAAGAGATTTATGTAGCAGCTAAATCAGGTGAACCTGACCCACATGCCAACCAAGCTTTACGTTTAACATTAGAACGTGCCAAAACTTATTCAGTTCCGAACCACATTATTGAGAAAGCAATTGAAAAAGCTAAGGGATCTGGTGAAGAAAATTATGATGAATTAAGGTATGAAGGTTTTGGTCCAAATGGTTCAATGATTATTGTTGATGCTTTGACAGACAATGTAAATAGAACTGCTTCAGATGTACGTGCAGCATTCGGTAAAAATGGAGGCAATATGGGTGTATCAGGATCAGTCGCTTATATGTTTGAATATACAGCTGTATTTGGTTTTGAAGGTAAATCAGTAGACGATACATTAGAAGAATTAATGGAAAAAGATGTGGACGTTAGAGATGTGATTGATGAAAATGGATTAACTATTGTATATGCTGAACCAGACCAATTTGCTCAAGTACAAGATGCATTAAGAGAAATAGGTATTGATACTTTTAAAGTTGCGGAATTTGAAATGTTACCTCAATCTGATATTGAATTATCAAAAGAAGATCAGGAACAATTCGAAACACTTGTTGAAGTATTAGAAGATTTAGATGATGTGCAAAACGTATTTCATAACGTGGATTTGAAATAA
- a CDS encoding Bax inhibitor-1 family protein produces the protein MAESTQHVNKQQNQSKNQSKSQSHAYSKVWLFFMYYWIIFGIGCYFGQFLPMEWRKPLSFVLLALVLITVIFNRARKYGLVISHIYAIVVGLLSYATFTAYLQNLGPEVFFKNIILAISAFIVFGIIGYFLIGNAASMGKYLFVTLVALIIASLIGMFIQNPIFHTIITVVGLLLFLLYTLYDFNRMKRGQFSPREMGFNLFVNLLHIIKYVLRLATKFRK, from the coding sequence TTGGCTGAATCAACACAACATGTAAACAAGCAGCAAAACCAATCTAAAAACCAATCTAAATCACAGTCACATGCATATAGTAAAGTATGGCTATTCTTTATGTACTACTGGATTATTTTTGGTATTGGTTGCTATTTTGGGCAGTTCTTACCTATGGAATGGAGAAAACCACTTTCATTCGTACTTCTTGCCTTAGTACTGATTACGGTTATCTTTAATCGGGCACGTAAATATGGTTTAGTAATTTCCCACATTTACGCGATTGTTGTAGGTTTATTATCTTATGCAACGTTCACTGCATATTTACAGAATTTAGGACCAGAGGTATTTTTCAAAAATATCATTTTAGCAATTTCAGCGTTTATTGTTTTTGGTATTATCGGCTATTTCTTAATTGGTAATGCGGCTAGTATGGGAAAATATTTATTTGTTACTTTAGTTGCGCTTATTATAGCAAGTTTAATCGGTATGTTTATACAAAATCCAATTTTCCATACGATTATAACGGTAGTAGGCTTATTACTATTTTTACTCTATACTTTGTACGATTTCAATCGTATGAAGCGTGGGCAATTTTCTCCAAGAGAAATGGGCTTTAATTTATTTGTGAATCTGTTGCATATCATCAAGTATGTATTAAGACTTGCAACTAAGTTTAGAAAATAA
- a CDS encoding MarR family transcriptional regulator, whose translation MNKDKKEQFLNIYKKYKSLMHYIESNYKLTMNDVAILELIEQNCSENNMLMQPFLKIATTELELSRTKVLASIRRLIDQDRVSKIRSTEDERKVYLFMDNENAQNYKILLDDIEGYVK comes from the coding sequence GTGAATAAAGACAAAAAAGAGCAATTTTTAAATATTTACAAAAAATACAAAAGTTTAATGCACTACATTGAATCAAACTACAAATTGACTATGAATGACGTTGCAATTTTAGAATTGATAGAACAAAATTGTAGTGAAAATAACATGTTAATGCAGCCATTTCTAAAAATTGCAACTACTGAACTTGAGTTAAGTAGGACTAAGGTGCTTGCATCGATTCGCAGATTGATTGATCAAGATAGAGTAAGCAAAATACGTTCAACTGAAGATGAACGTAAAGTATACTTATTTATGGATAATGAAAATGCGCAAAACTATAAAATTTTATTAGATGATATTGAAGGATATGTAAAATAA
- a CDS encoding cupin domain-containing protein: MNQHIQSWISQLQLQPHPEGGFYKEVIKGTTDDTNQRAQYSSIYFLLTHDNISHFHRIDADEIWYYHDGDSLTIHMIHPDGRYEQVSLGKNIEAGDVLQYVVPKGTIFASSVEGQNDYALVGCMCQPAFEFEHFELLSQSWLNEQYPNLEDINMRYALSSEAIEQNKF, from the coding sequence ATGAATCAACACATACAATCATGGATTTCACAATTACAACTGCAACCGCACCCAGAAGGTGGTTTTTATAAAGAAGTAATTAAAGGTACTACAGATGATACAAATCAAAGAGCGCAGTATTCTAGTATTTATTTCTTATTAACGCATGACAATATTTCACATTTCCATCGTATAGATGCAGATGAAATTTGGTATTATCATGATGGTGATTCACTTACGATTCATATGATTCATCCTGATGGTAGATATGAACAAGTATCTTTAGGGAAGAATATAGAAGCGGGTGACGTATTACAGTATGTAGTACCAAAAGGAACCATATTCGCATCATCAGTTGAAGGGCAAAATGATTACGCACTTGTTGGATGCATGTGTCAACCTGCATTTGAGTTTGAACATTTTGAATTATTGAGCCAAAGTTGGTTAAACGAACAATATCCTAACTTAGAAGATATCAATATGCGTTATGCATTATCTTCTGAAGCCATTGAACAAAACAAATTTTAA
- a CDS encoding LysM peptidoglycan-binding domain-containing protein produces the protein MKKLAFAVTAASGAAAFIANHEADASTQHTVKSGESLWSISQQYGVSIDEIKQNNNINNNIVFPGQVIEIGGSGSQGQESSSNATSGGSTHTVQSGESLNIIANKYGVSVEEIVSANNLNGYIIYPNQTLTIPGATGTGGAGGSSTETPNTNTGGSSASDANLYDWGQCTWHVFNRRAETGQPISTYWWNADHWANNAAADGYTVNNSPSAGSIMQNYEGPIGHVAYVEQVNPDGSILISEMNYNTPPGTVDYRTIPASQASSYNYIH, from the coding sequence TTGAAAAAGTTAGCATTTGCAGTAACAGCTGCTTCAGGTGCAGCAGCATTCATAGCAAATCATGAAGCTGATGCATCAACACAGCATACAGTAAAATCTGGTGAGTCACTATGGTCAATTTCACAGCAATACGGTGTTTCAATTGATGAAATTAAACAAAATAATAACATTAATAATAACATTGTATTCCCAGGCCAAGTCATTGAAATTGGCGGAAGTGGTTCTCAGGGACAAGAATCATCTTCAAACGCTACTTCTGGTGGATCAACTCACACTGTACAATCAGGTGAGTCTTTAAATATCATTGCAAATAAATATGGCGTTTCAGTTGAAGAAATTGTTTCAGCCAATAATTTAAATGGTTATATCATCTACCCTAATCAAACATTAACAATCCCTGGTGCAACAGGAACTGGCGGTGCGGGCGGAAGCTCAACAGAAACACCAAACACGAATACGGGTGGATCATCTGCAAGTGATGCTAACCTATATGATTGGGGACAATGTACTTGGCACGTGTTTAATCGTAGAGCAGAAACTGGTCAACCAATTAGTACTTATTGGTGGAACGCAGACCACTGGGCAAACAATGCCGCTGCAGATGGTTATACAGTAAATAATTCACCAAGTGCTGGTTCAATCATGCAAAATTATGAAGGACCTATTGGACACGTTGCTTACGTAGAACAAGTAAATCCAGATGGTAGTATTCTAATTTCAGAAATGAATTACAATACACCTCCAGGTACTGTTGATTATCGTACTATCCCTGCATCACAAGCTTCAAGTTATAATTACATTCACTAA
- a CDS encoding AraC family transcriptional regulator — protein sequence MKAQCLNIISKDNYPTKRVADGLLLIFPLKGITEIQHFITDIEVENDLFIINNSEIFTIKRNEQAIKLYIASDWFYERGYDFFAYQYTSNLIQSSNALFQSILSLTQHQLNQTLTEPLFESYMNNIVDIIASEAKVDIKYLKQQTDYSFYGITGEILDYVNNHLEEKLTLKEIANKLFISQSNISTQFYNTLGMSFKTYIDTLKLSTSISSLLTGKSTISEVSDYYGFSNSAIYSKKFKHYFGYSPKDYRLLSKLDKSFPFTSEDYNTSAIAEIQNIIAERLNKLNVQNNYICIDLQHIKESTNDTIVIQIHSIEEFHNLFANKSMSYLFEGTQKVIIYCMIDPRKLRETFMDKSYGLINFVYHANVNLAFQITSNDDVNIYIDQIYSQYQAYLQAHPELSEKHMHSVSYIFNVESMTIKEIYRNIIKIQQYREHVKFGIDITHLFNNPEYFKLMEKQMKRIGFDYFFIDNHKLTSPYLSEDHEDLLIKQVFKFSNIKKIMNDMELEERAYFLLNVHNNYLLNDDNMEIIESPPLLMGMFKQMREYFTGVGIDLFQQQGEKNALYLYDQKGFRSVLGNMYERIMEKMRYEVKDFEYYTIVNQPEKISIFINDWRIGESETAESESQNIQIHLNFKDKALKRPYIIFYEKINSTFGNINGIIAPALRIEYTWSDELISKIDEYNKPHFSVMQHHFEEENLTIDLNYNTVHIIDIYKN from the coding sequence ATGAAAGCGCAGTGCTTAAATATTATTTCTAAGGATAATTATCCTACGAAACGTGTAGCTGACGGCTTATTACTAATATTTCCTTTAAAAGGAATCACAGAGATACAACATTTTATAACAGATATAGAAGTTGAAAATGACTTGTTTATAATCAATAACTCTGAAATTTTTACAATTAAAAGGAATGAACAAGCGATTAAGTTGTACATTGCAAGTGATTGGTTTTATGAGCGTGGCTATGATTTTTTTGCTTATCAATATACATCTAACTTAATCCAATCTTCCAATGCATTATTCCAATCTATACTTAGCTTAACTCAGCATCAATTAAATCAAACGTTGACTGAACCATTGTTTGAGTCCTACATGAATAATATTGTCGATATTATTGCTTCTGAAGCAAAAGTCGACATAAAATATTTGAAACAACAAACAGACTATTCATTTTATGGTATTACAGGAGAAATACTGGATTATGTTAACAACCATTTAGAAGAAAAATTAACGTTAAAAGAAATTGCTAATAAACTTTTTATTTCGCAATCAAATATATCGACGCAATTTTATAATACGTTGGGGATGAGCTTTAAAACATATATAGATACTTTAAAACTTTCAACATCGATATCCAGCTTACTAACAGGGAAATCTACAATAAGCGAGGTATCCGACTACTATGGATTTAGCAATTCTGCTATCTATAGTAAAAAGTTTAAACATTATTTTGGTTATTCACCTAAGGACTATCGTCTACTTTCAAAATTGGATAAATCATTTCCTTTTACATCAGAGGATTATAATACTAGTGCAATCGCTGAAATTCAGAATATAATAGCTGAACGACTTAACAAACTTAATGTTCAAAATAATTATATATGTATTGATCTACAGCATATTAAAGAGTCTACTAACGATACTATTGTAATTCAAATTCATAGTATAGAAGAGTTTCATAATTTGTTTGCGAATAAAAGTATGAGTTATCTATTTGAAGGTACACAAAAAGTGATTATTTATTGCATGATAGATCCGAGAAAGTTACGGGAAACATTTATGGATAAATCTTATGGCTTGATTAATTTTGTTTATCACGCAAATGTGAATCTTGCGTTTCAAATTACTAGTAATGACGATGTTAATATATATATCGATCAAATATATAGTCAATATCAAGCTTATTTACAGGCACATCCAGAATTGTCAGAAAAACATATGCATTCAGTGAGTTACATCTTTAATGTTGAGAGTATGACTATCAAAGAAATTTATCGTAATATTATTAAAATTCAGCAGTATAGAGAGCATGTGAAATTTGGAATTGATATTACACATTTATTCAATAACCCTGAATATTTTAAATTGATGGAGAAGCAGATGAAACGTATAGGATTTGATTATTTCTTTATAGATAATCATAAATTAACTTCTCCTTATTTGAGTGAAGATCATGAAGACTTGCTTATAAAACAAGTGTTTAAGTTTAGTAATATTAAAAAGATTATGAATGATATGGAATTGGAAGAGAGAGCATACTTTCTTTTGAATGTGCATAATAATTACTTATTAAATGATGACAATATGGAAATTATCGAAAGTCCGCCGTTATTGATGGGTATGTTTAAACAGATGCGTGAATATTTTACAGGCGTTGGGATAGATTTATTCCAGCAACAAGGTGAGAAAAATGCATTATATTTATATGATCAAAAAGGATTTCGCTCTGTTTTAGGTAATATGTATGAAAGAATAATGGAGAAAATGAGATATGAAGTGAAAGATTTTGAATATTATACGATAGTAAATCAACCAGAGAAAATTTCAATTTTTATAAATGATTGGCGTATAGGGGAAAGTGAAACTGCAGAAAGTGAATCGCAAAATATACAAATACATTTAAATTTTAAAGATAAGGCTTTGAAACGTCCTTATATTATTTTTTATGAAAAAATAAATAGTACGTTTGGAAATATAAATGGTATTATTGCGCCAGCTTTAAGAATTGAATATACGTGGTCAGATGAATTAATTAGCAAAATCGATGAGTATAATAAACCGCATTTTAGCGTTATGCAACATCATTTTGAAGAAGAGAATTTGACTATTGATTTAAATTATAATACTGTTCATATTATTGATATTTACAAAAATTAA